One region of Oscillospiraceae bacterium genomic DNA includes:
- the atpF gene encoding F0F1 ATP synthase subunit B: MNLDPLKILYHVINLVILFVVFRFLLYKPVMKFINKRRDQINSELDGAAKAEEESKQKLEQYNAKLAQADSDGREAAGRIIDTAKKEAASMIDNAKLQADELLKQAERKKDEEMTKAREELQKESVTLAVGIAGNILQKEMTETEQLDMINRYAEKLNRE; encoded by the coding sequence ATGAATCTGGATCCTTTGAAAATCCTTTATCACGTCATCAATTTGGTGATTTTGTTTGTTGTCTTCCGCTTTTTGCTGTATAAACCCGTGATGAAGTTCATCAACAAACGCCGGGATCAGATCAATTCCGAACTCGACGGCGCCGCAAAAGCCGAAGAAGAATCAAAACAAAAGCTGGAGCAGTATAACGCAAAGCTTGCGCAGGCAGACAGCGACGGCCGTGAGGCCGCCGGCCGAATCATCGACACTGCCAAAAAAGAGGCGGCATCCATGATCGATAACGCCAAATTACAGGCCGACGAACTCTTGAAACAGGCAGAGCGGAAAAAGGATGAGGAGATGACGAAGGCGCGCGAGGAACTGCAGAAAGAATCCGTCACACTCGCCGTCGGCATTGCAGGCAACATCCTTCAAAAAGAGATGACAGAGACCGAACAGCTCGACATGATCAATCGTTATGCCGAGAAGTTGAACCGGGAGTAA
- a CDS encoding FoF1 ATP synthase subunit a: KPGGFQLLLEMFVTGMDGMARSNLGDKLGITMAPYAATIGGFIVMSGIIELFGLRAPCADINMTAALALMSFVLINYFAIRGGVKKALHHFKPYAISPIILITDFAVPISLACRLFGNMLAGLVVMELIYNVIPVVVPAALSLYFNLFHALLQAFIFMTLTMSFIRERTE, from the coding sequence AAAACCCGGCGGATTTCAGCTGCTGCTCGAGATGTTCGTCACGGGGATGGACGGCATGGCGCGCAGCAATCTGGGCGACAAGCTCGGCATCACCATGGCTCCGTATGCGGCTACCATCGGCGGGTTTATCGTGATGAGCGGCATTATCGAACTGTTCGGGCTGCGCGCCCCCTGCGCCGATATCAATATGACCGCAGCGCTGGCGCTGATGTCTTTTGTTTTGATCAATTATTTCGCGATCAGAGGCGGAGTCAAAAAGGCGCTTCATCATTTCAAGCCCTATGCGATATCGCCGATCATCCTCATCACCGATTTCGCCGTGCCGATTTCACTGGCTTGCCGTCTGTTCGGCAATATGTTGGCCGGCTTGGTGGTCATGGAACTGATCTACAACGTCATCCCGGTGGTGGTTCCCGCGGCGCTGTCTTTATATTTCAACCTGTTCCATGCGCTGCTTCAGGCGTTCATTTTTATGACGCTGACCATGTCTTTCATCCGCGAGAGAACCGAATAG
- the atpE gene encoding ATP synthase F0 subunit C translates to MEMIGAGIAVLCCIGAGLGMGLATGKAVESVARQPEASGKINSILLLGLALAESTAIYGFVIALMIVSKA, encoded by the coding sequence ATGGAAATGATCGGAGCGGGGATTGCAGTCCTCTGCTGCATAGGCGCAGGCCTCGGCATGGGCTTGGCGACGGGTAAAGCTGTCGAGAGTGTGGCCAGACAGCCGGAGGCATCAGGCAAAATCAACAGTATCCTTCTGTTGGGGTTGGCTTTGGCCGAATCGACCGCTATTTACGGTTTTGTCATCGCGCTGATGATTGTGAGCAAAGCTTAG